The genomic interval GCCCAACCCCACTTAGACTGGGTTGTTCAATCTCCAACCCCGTTTGACCCGTAGCCGTAGCCGTAGGCGCAGGCGGAAGCGGCGTTCGTCTCTCCACGGCAATCCGCTCGGTAGCGTCTCCTACGCCTGCGGCTACGGGTCAAACAACGTAAATGCCCCGCAGCCAAACGCGCAGGCGGAAACCCGTTTGACCCGTAGCCGTAGGCGCAGGCGGAAGCGGCGTTCGTCTCTCCAGGGCAATCCGCTCGGTGGCGTCTCCTACGCCTGCGGCTACGGGTCAAACAACGTAAATGCGACCACCAAGCGAAACAAAGCGCAGTCATTTTGACTACACCCCGCTCCTTGTGACTGCACCCTCATGCATTGCTCGACATCACTTTGACGACACACGTTCTAGCGTCGCAAAAACGCTAAAACCCGTGTTTCGCCGTGAAACACGGCATTTTTGTCACATTGGGCAGACTTGGAGGGTGTTTGGCATCTGCGATGCAATCAAGTAGCCCATCGGTCGGCGGGTAAGTCGACTCACCCATCACACAACTTCAAAAGGGATTTCGTCATGGCACTCACTCGCTCCACTTTCGCTGCCGTCGGCCTGTTCTTTGCCACGTTGGCGACACCGTCGTTTGCGGATACTTACCACCACATTGACGAGGTGGCTGTGACCATCGAGCGGCAAGCCAGACTGATTGTCGAGGAAACCCGTCATTACATCCACACGCCCGAGTACCGGCACCTCGTCAGTGATGCTCAAGACATGTGTCGACTGGCCAGCCACATGCATGAAGTTGCCCATCACCACGGCAGCCTCGCACACCTGGAATCCGACCTCCGTCAACTGGATGCGGAGTTCCATCACTTGGAAGGCCTGTTCGATCGCATTGAGATCCGCGCGGCTCATGGCCAAGGACACATTCACGGCGGCACGGGACACGTCCGATCGTTACTGGACTCCATCGAAGACAACATTCATCACCTGCAAGACGACGTCCGATCGCTTCGCAACCCACACTTCGTGGCACGGCCTGTGATCGTACCGCAGCCGATCGTTTACCCACGACACCGTTCGACTACGATCGACCGTTTTCACGATTCTCACGACCATGGTCATGGCCATCAAGGCTACCGTTCGCATCACAGCGGATCGTTCGGCCGTGGAATCACGATCGGCGGCGGCAGCTCACGCTTCACCATCCGGTTCTAGTGAGCTATCGATTTCGTTGAAATTGGAAACGCAAGAGTGAGCCGTGGGCCGTATGGCACCGGGCAGTGCGGTAGGCCCGGCCGCTTACGCGTCACGGCTCACTAAATCAACCGCTTGCTAGTTGGCCTGATTGGCGAGTAATTCGATCGAGTCAGTGAGCTCGGTGGCTTCGCTGTACTCCGCCTCTGCGATAACTTCGTCGACGCTGACCAAATGAACCGCATCAACGTTTTTGCTCAAGCCCACCAAAGCGACGTCGTGTTGCTCGACAGCATTGAGCAACACGTTCGATTCCGATTCATCTCGAGTGATTCCTTCGCCCTCTGCACGGCCTGAAGAATTCGTCAGCGTTTGTGTCCCAAAGCTCGTGTTCCGCTGGCGGTAAAGCTCATTGATCACTTCCAACGCGTCCAAAGCTGAGATGCGACCGTCGGCATTGACGTCGGGGAAGTTCTGAAGCATCGGGGCGGACTCACCCTCATGCCTGACCCCGAGTTGGTTGACGATTTGCAGCGCGTCCAAGGCAGTCGTGCGTCCGTCAGCGTTGACGTCTGTCGACCTGAGCAGATTGGTTTGAGCATTCTGCAAGGCGCCCGGCTCTGACGAACCAACGGAGTACAATCGCTCATTAAACTGGCCTGGGAAGATGATCGAATACAAGCTGCCGCTACTGATTTCTGCCGTCGTGATCCCATTCTGAATGGTTCCGATAGACTGCAGATCGCCGTCGAGCACTTGAACTTGATCCGTCAGAGACACACTGCCCACAGGGACCACTGTCAATGTCGTGTCAGCCGTCGCTCTAAAAATGATCGCTGTCGGAATCCCATCCGCGGGAATCAAGTACGGTTTGTCGACGACGGTGGGAACGATGATTCTGGTTTCCGAATTTTGCCCATCATCATCGATGATCTGTGCAGTCACCGATCCTTCGTTCGTCACGATGCTATAGCTCGCACTCGGATTGATCGTTACCACCAACGTTTCAGTGGTTTCAACGAGCGAATCATTCACCAGTTGGACGACGACATTTACCTCCGAGACGCCCGCCGCAAAATTCGCAACTCCGTTCGCAAGACCCGGTGACGTCACATCACCAGGCAAAGATGCAGAACCTGAAACCGTGAAGCTGACAGAAAGAGGGGCGTTCAGATTCCCGGTTCGTTGGAACGTGTAAACCAGATTCGATGTGGAGGCCTCGCTAATGAACTGCGTATTGGTCGATACGCTCACCGAGTTGAGTGCAATCGAATCATCATTGTTGATCGTACCAGTCGCCGAACCGTTGGTCGCGCTGACGTTGTAGACCGCTGCGTTGGGCGAAACGGTCAGGATCACTGTCTCATTGCTTTCCACTGTCGTGTCCGCCGTCGGATCGACTGTGACGGTCGCGGTTGCCGAATTGGCCGCGAACACCACATTGGCCGCCGTGCCGGTGAAGTCCGTTCCGGCCGTTGCATTTCCGCTGACCGCATAGTTCACCGTCAAAGGCTGTGTCAGATCTCCACCGGTTCGAGTGAAGGTGTAAACCAAGTTCGCCGCACCGTCTTCGGCCACACTCGACGGGTTCACCGCAACACTGACCGTTGGCAAGGCGGCAACCACATCGTCATCGTTGATCGTACCGGTCGCCGAACCGTTGGTCGCGTTGACGTTGTAGACCGCTGCGTTGGGCGAGACCGTCAGGATCACCGTCTCGTTGCTCTCCACCATCGTGTCCGCCGTCGGATCGACTGTGACGGTCGCGGTTGCCGAATTGGCCGCGAACACCACATTGGCCGCGGTTCCGGTGAAGTCCGTTCCAGCCGTTGCATCGCCACTGACCGCGTAGCTCACCGTCAACGGTTGCGTCAGGTCTCCGCCGGCACGAGTGAAGGTGTAAAGCAGATTCGCCGCACCATCCTCCGCCACACTCGACGGGTTCACCGCAACGCTGACCGTTGGCAGGGCGGCAACCACATCGTCATTGTTGATCGTACCGGTCGCCGAACCGTTGGTCGCGCTGACGTTGTAGACCGCTGCGTTGGGCGAGACCGTCAGGATCACCGTCTCGTTGCTTTCCACTGTCGTGTCCGCCGTCGGATCGACTGTGACGGTCGCGGTTGCCGAATTGGCTGCGAACACCACGTTGGCCGCCGTGCCGGTGAAGTCCGTTCCCGACGTTGCATCGCCACTGACCGCATAGTTCACCGTCAAAGGCTGGGTCAGATCTCCACCGGTTCGAGTGAAGGTGTATACCAAGTTCGCCGTACCGTCTTCAGCCACGCTCGCGGGATTCACCGCGACGCTGACCGTTGGCAGGGCAGCGACCGCATCGTCATTGTTGATCGTTCCGGTCGCCGAACCGTTGGTCGCGCTGACGTTGTAGACCGCTGCGTTGGGCGAGACCGTCAGGATCACTGTCTCATTGCTTTCCACTGTCGTGTCCGCCGTCGGATCGACTGTGACGGTCGCGGTTGCCGAATTGGCTGCGAACACCACGTTGGCCGCCGTGCCGGTGAAGTCCGTTCCCGACGTTGCATCGCCACTGACCGCGTAGTTGACCGTCAACGGTTGCGTCAAGTCTCCGCCGGTTCGGGTGAAGGTGTAAACCAAGTTCGCCGCACCGTCTTCGGCCACACTCGACGGGTTCACCGCAACGCTGACCGTTGAAAGGACCGCAACGACATCGTCATCGTTGATCGTTCCAGTTGCCGATGCGTTGGTCGCGCTGACGTTGTAGACCGCTGCGTTGAGCGAAATGGTCAAGATCACCGTCTCGTTGCTTTCCACCATCGTGTCCGCCGTCGGATCGACCGTGACGGTCGCGGTTGCCGAATTGGCCGCGAACACCACGTTGGCCGCCGTGCCGGTGAAGTCCGTTCCCGACGTTGCATCGCCACTGACCGCGTAGTTGACCGTCAATGGTTGCGTCAAGTCTCCGCCGGTTCGAGTGAAGGTGTAAACCAAGTTCGCCGCACCGTCTTCGGCCACACTCGACGGGTTCACCGCAACGCTGACCGTTGGCAGGACCGCAACGACATCGTCATCGTTGATCGTTCCAGTTGCCGATGCGTTGGTCGCGCTGACGTTGTAGACCGCTGCGTTGAGCGAAATGGTCAAGATCACCGTCTCGTTGCTTTCCACCATCGTGTCCGCCGTCGGATCGACCGTGACAGTCGCCGTTGCCGAGTTGGCTGCGAACACCACATTGGCCGCCGTGCCGGTGAAGTCCGTTCCCGCCGTTGCATCGCCACTGACCGCGTAGTTGACTGTCAATGGTTGCGTCAAGTCTCCACCGGATCGGGTGAAGGTGTAAACCAAGTTCGCCGTACCGTCTTCAGCGACACTTGCGGGATTCACCGCAACACCAACCGTCGGCAACCCAGCCGTGACATCGTCATTGGTGATCGTACCCATCGCCGAACCATTGGTCGCGCTGACATTGTAGACTGCCGCGTTGGGAGAAACAGTCAAGATCACCGTCTCGTTGTTTTCCACCGTCGTATCCGCTGTCGGATCGACGGTTACGGTCGCGGTCGCTGAATTGGCTGCGAACACCACATTGGCCGCCGTGCCGGTGAAGTCCGTTCCCGCCGTTGCATCGCCACTGACCGCGTAGTTGACTGTCAATGGTTGCGTCAAGTCTCCACCGGATCGGGTGAAGGTGTAAACCAAGTTCGCTGCACCGTCTTCAGCCACACTCGTGGGATTTACCGCGACACTGACCGTCGGCAAACCAGCGACCGCATCATCATCGGTGATCGTTCCGGTTGCTGTGGAGTTGGCTCCGACGATGTAGGTGGCGTTGGCTGAAATCGTCAGGATGACGGTTTCATCGGATTCGGCATCGTTGTCGGACGTTGGATCAACGGTGACCGTTGCAGTATCCGATCCAGCGGGAATCACGATCAAGTTACCCGTGCCGGCGTAGTCGGTCCCTAATGTCGCGTCGCCACTGACGGCGTAGGCGACCGTCAACGCGTTGGTCGTGTCACCGGTTCGAGTGAAGGTGTAAACCAAGTTCGCCGCACCGTCTTCGGTGACACTTGCCGGGGCCACGGAAACATTGACCGTCGGCAAACCAGCGACCGCATCATCATCAGTGATTGTTCCGGTTGCTGTGGAGTTGGCTCCGACGATGTAGGTGGCGTTGGCTGAAATCGTCAGGATGACGGTTTCATCGGATTCGGCATCGTTGTCGGACGTTGGATCAACGGTGACCGTTGCGGTATCCGATCCTGCGGGAATCACAATCAAGTTACCCGTGCCGGTGTAGTCCGTCCCTAATGTCGCATCGCCACTGACGGCGTAGGCGACCGTCAACGCGTTGGTCGTGTCACCGGTTCGAGTGAAGGTGTAAACCAAGTTCGCCGCACCGTCTTCGATGACACTTGCCGGGGCCACGGAAACATTGACCGTCGGCAAACCAGCGACCGCATCATCATCGGTGATTGTTCCGGTTGCTGTGGAGTTGGCTCCGACGATGTAGGTGGCGTTGGCTGAAATCGTCAGGATGACGGTTTCATCCGGTTCGGCATCGTTGTCGGACGTTGGATCAACGGTGACCGTTGCGGTATCCGATCCAGCGGGAATCACGATCAAGTTACCCGTGCCGGTGTAGTCGGTCCCTAATGTCGCATCGCCACTGACGGCGTAGGCGACCGTCAACGCGTTGGTCGTGTCACCGGTTCGAGTGAAGGTGTAAACCAAGTTCGCCGCACCGTCTTCGATGACACTTGCCGGGGCCACGGAAACATTGACCGTCGGCAAACCAGCGACCGCATCATCATCAGTGATTGTTCCGGTTGCTGTGGAGTTGGCTCCGACGATGTAGGTGGCGTTGGCTGAAATCGTCAGGATGACGGTTTCATCGGATTCGGCATCGTTGTCGGACGTTGGATCAACGGTGACCGTTGCGGTATCCGATCCTGCGGGAATCACAATCAAGTTACCCGTGCCGGTGTAGTCCGTCCCTAATGTCGCATCGCCACTGACGGCGTAGGCGACCGTCAACGCGTTGGTCGTGTCACCGGTTCGAGTGAAGGTGTAAACCAAGTTCGCCGCACCGTCTTCGGTGACACTTGCCGGGGCCACGGAAACATTGACCGTCGGCAAACCAGCGACCGCATCATCATCGGTGATTGTTCCGGTTGCTGTGGAGTTGGCTCCGACGATGTAGGTGGCGTTGGCTGAGATCGTCAGGATGACGGTTTCATCGGATTCGGCATCGTTGTCGGACGTTGGATCAACGGTGACCGTTGCGGTATCCGATCCTGCGGGAATCACAATCAAGTTCCCCGTGCCGGTGTAGTCGGTCCCTAATGTCGCATCGCCACTGACGGCGTAGGCGACCGTCAACGCGTTGGTCGTGTCACCGGTTCGAGTGAAGGTGTAAACCAAGTTCGCCGCACCGTCTTCGATGACACTTGCCGGGGCCACGGAAACATTGACCGTCGGCAAACCAGCGACCGCATCATCATCGGTGATTGTTCCGGTTGCTGTGGAGTTGGCTCCGACGATGTAGGTGGCGTTGGCTGAGATCGTCAGGATGACGGTTTCATCGGATTCGGCATCGTTGTCGGACGTTGGATCAACGGTGACCGTTGCGGTATCCGATCCTGCGGGAATCACAATCAAGTTCCCCGTGCCGGTGTAGTCGGTCCCTAATGTCGCATCGCCACTGACGGCGTAGGCGACCGTCAACGCGTTGGTCGTGTCACCGGTTCGAGTGAAGGTGTAAACCAAGTTCGCCGCACCGTCTTCGATGACACTTGCCGGGGCCACGGAAACATTGACCGTCGGCAAACCAGCGACCACATCGTCATCGTTGATCGTTCCGGTCGCTGATGCATTGGTCGCGCTAACGGTGTAGACCGCTGCATTTGGAGAAACCGTCAGGATCACCGTCTCGTTGCTTTCCACCGTCCCATCCGCCGTCGGATCGACTGTGACGGTCGCCGTCGCCGAGTTCGCCGCGAACACAACATTCGCTGCGGTCCCGGTGAAATCCGTCCCGGCCGTTGCATCGCCGCTAACGGCGTAGTTCACCGTCAATGGTTGCGTCAAGTCTCCGCCGGTTCGAGTGAAGGTGTAAACCAAGTTCGCCGCACCGTCTTCGGCCACACTTGCCGGATTCACTGCAACACTGACGGTGGGTATCGCAGGGGCAGCGGCAACGATGATTGTTAGGTCACCGAATTCTGTGACGGGGACATCTGCGCCCGTGGTTGTCACTCGAGTCCGACCCCGTCCCTGATCGGCATTCGTGTCTTGCGACGTCAGCGTATAAGTACCTTCAGCCATCGGCGCGGTAACATCAAACGTGCCGATGACGCGAGCTGGAGGCACTGGTAGCAAAGCTCCTGTCCGGGCCAGAGAAACGAAATAGTCCCCGAGATCGGAGTCCATTTCTCCGTCCACTGCCAATGGAAATGCGACCGTTGGGCTATCGCCAGGGACAGCGGGGACGACAAAGTTATTGATCTTGAGCGCGGCATTGGAATTGGTGAGATTGAGCTGTGCTCCCTGGACTCCCGATTCCGAAGTCTCGATTCGGCTGGTCACCGTAAACTTTGTCCCGGGGGCTACGGTGATCTGCGTTCCACCGCCAACTTCCTGTACGACACCCGCCGTGGGGTCCGGCAGGAAGTCCAAGGTTGCCAAGAGTCGCCGAGACTCAAGTAGTTCTGAGATGAGGCTGCGTTTGGTCGGCGCGGGGTTTCGTTTCTTGCGGCGTTTCATGATGCAATATCTGTGGTGGGTTAAGCGAGCGAATCCACAAAGGGACTGGTGAGTTCAGACTAAAAAGCCAGTTCTTCCATCAAAAGGCTAATTGCCGAATCGACCGCTGACTCTGGATCTGTTGATTCGGAATTATCCGCGAGCGGCAAATCTTCCGAGCTGCGTGAGGGATTTTGGGCTTGGCCGGCCCCGGAAACCCGGAGGCTCTGTTCGGCTGCCAGAATCTCGGCCACTGGCAGGACCTCAGCATAAGCGTCATCCTGCTGCGAAGACATCGCCGCATCGATCAACGCCGACGAATTTCCAGATTGAGTTTGCGTAGGGCTGCCGACCGATTCTGACTCCAATGGGTCGTTCTGCGATCGACGATCCGCCGCGATCTGGTTGATCACGACCAACGCATCCAAGGCTGAAACGCGATGGTCGCGATTTGCATCCCGACGCCATTCGTCGTACTGACCTGGATTCTTTTCGCCCAAATAGTTGACGATGTTCAACGCGTCGAGCGCGGAGACTCGTCCGTCGCCGTTGACATCTGTTGGTGAGGAGAGTGTCGTCACCGACGAGATCAGCTCACCTTCGGGATCACTGCCGACGTTCAACTGATTCGACGCTCCGCCGCCAAGGTTGACTTCTTTGAGGAAGTTTTCAACGAAAGTCGAGAAGTCCAGCAGGTCCACACCGCCGTCGTTGTTCAAATCCAAATACGCCGGGCTCACCGGATCTTCTTGCAAGAACCAGTAGACAAAGCTTGAGAAGTCCAGCAGGTCGACGCCACCGTCACCATTCCAGTCGGCACGCAAGGAGTACAAACGGTTCTGTGCGTCGGGGGTGATCATTTGGACCAGTCCGCCGGCGGCTGCTGGTCTGAGTTCCAACTGGTAGACCCCATCCACAATTTCGCCGACGCCCAATTTGATTGTCAACTGTGCGCCATCAGGGCTGAGTTCCAAGTTGGCTTGGGTCAGGGGAACGACGGTCGAGTTTCCGTCGCTTGGATTGACACCCAAATTCGTCAGAATCACATCCGCCGGAGAGATGTTTGCCAGCGGTTTGTTGAAGTGAACCACCAGTTCCCGAAGGCTACTTCGCTGGGTCGACCAAGTTGTCGGTGTTTCTGCCGATCCTGCAAGCGGTGGCGGATCAGCCGCACCGTTGGGACCGTTTGGCGAAACTTGAAAGAGCACCAGTAGGCTGCCCGTTTCGATGATGAACGGGCCGGTTTGCCCGACCGCAATCGACGTCGTCAACGTGCCGCCCTCGCCGAGATCCAAATCGACCTCGTTTCCTGGAATGCCAATGGTTCCGAGCGTGGCAGTCAGTGTGATGTTGTTGCCAACAATATCGGTCCGCGGCAGCCCCTCGATGGCTTCCGCATCGACGGAGTCTCGTGCATACGCATTGACGACATCGGACGCGTCCAAGATCGATACATCGGCCAACAGATCGACGCTCCCTTTGATCGAAAGGACATGTCGAACACCCAGATTACCAGCGGTTTCAGCGACGAAGATGTCCCCGTCAGCAAATGCGGAGAATTGGCCTTCCCCGATGACGTCGACATCGAAACGATTTCCTGGCAATCCAATTGCTGCACCGGCATCCAAAACGATTTCAGCCGCTCTCACATTTGTTTCGTCGCCTGGGAAAGCGTCCACGATAGAACCGTCCGCAGTCAGAATCGCAGCTCCCTGTCTCGCAAAGACCTGATTGATTTGCAAATCGCCTGCCGTTTGTGATGCATTGGTTTCATCAATCACGACATCCCCTGCGGCTCGCGCGATCACGTAGCCACCCGAAGCGGTGTCGATTCTGATCGGTTGATCGATCGTTCCGAGCGACCCTGACGATGCTTCCATGACCACTCGCTGTCCGGTGATGACCTCACTGTTGCCCCCACTCGCATTGGTGATGGAGCCCGCTACCTTGATCTGAACGCGTTCGTCGCTGGCGGCCTGCACACGCCCGATCGCAAGGTCTGATTCGGAACCCAGGAAAATGTGCCGTGGCGAAGTAGCGAAGATCGGACCGTCACTCTTGACGTCTATGTCCTCACGTCGCAGCACACGAATGTAAGCTGCTTGGTCTTGCTGCGCCGGATTCGTGATCACGGGGGCGATGGTGATGTTTCGGG from Stieleria varia carries:
- a CDS encoding Calx-beta domain-containing protein — encoded protein: MKRRKKRNPAPTKRSLISELLESRRLLATLDFLPDPTAGVVQEVGGGTQITVAPGTKFTVTSRIETSESGVQGAQLNLTNSNAALKINNFVVPAVPGDSPTVAFPLAVDGEMDSDLGDYFVSLARTGALLPVPPARVIGTFDVTAPMAEGTYTLTSQDTNADQGRGRTRVTTTGADVPVTEFGDLTIIVAAAPAIPTVSVAVNPASVAEDGAANLVYTFTRTGGDLTQPLTVNYAVSGDATAGTDFTGTAANVVFAANSATATVTVDPTADGTVESNETVILTVSPNAAVYTVSATNASATGTINDDDVVAGLPTVNVSVAPASVIEDGAANLVYTFTRTGDTTNALTVAYAVSGDATLGTDYTGTGNLIVIPAGSDTATVTVDPTSDNDAESDETVILTISANATYIVGANSTATGTITDDDAVAGLPTVNVSVAPASVIEDGAANLVYTFTRTGDTTNALTVAYAVSGDATLGTDYTGTGNLIVIPAGSDTATVTVDPTSDNDAESDETVILTISANATYIVGANSTATGTITDDDAVAGLPTVNVSVAPASVTEDGAANLVYTFTRTGDTTNALTVAYAVSGDATLGTDYTGTGNLIVIPAGSDTATVTVDPTSDNDAESDETVILTISANATYIVGANSTATGTITDDDAVAGLPTVNVSVAPASVIEDGAANLVYTFTRTGDTTNALTVAYAVSGDATLGTDYTGTGNLIVIPAGSDTATVTVDPTSDNDAEPDETVILTISANATYIVGANSTATGTITDDDAVAGLPTVNVSVAPASVIEDGAANLVYTFTRTGDTTNALTVAYAVSGDATLGTDYTGTGNLIVIPAGSDTATVTVDPTSDNDAESDETVILTISANATYIVGANSTATGTITDDDAVAGLPTVNVSVAPASVTEDGAANLVYTFTRTGDTTNALTVAYAVSGDATLGTDYAGTGNLIVIPAGSDTATVTVDPTSDNDAESDETVILTISANATYIVGANSTATGTITDDDAVAGLPTVSVAVNPTSVAEDGAANLVYTFTRSGGDLTQPLTVNYAVSGDATAGTDFTGTAANVVFAANSATATVTVDPTADTTVENNETVILTVSPNAAVYNVSATNGSAMGTITNDDVTAGLPTVGVAVNPASVAEDGTANLVYTFTRSGGDLTQPLTVNYAVSGDATAGTDFTGTAANVVFAANSATATVTVDPTADTMVESNETVILTISLNAAVYNVSATNASATGTINDDDVVAVLPTVSVAVNPSSVAEDGAANLVYTFTRTGGDLTQPLTVNYAVSGDATSGTDFTGTAANVVFAANSATATVTVDPTADTMVESNETVILTISLNAAVYNVSATNASATGTINDDDVVAVLSTVSVAVNPSSVAEDGAANLVYTFTRTGGDLTQPLTVNYAVSGDATSGTDFTGTAANVVFAANSATATVTVDPTADTTVESNETVILTVSPNAAVYNVSATNGSATGTINNDDAVAALPTVSVAVNPASVAEDGTANLVYTFTRTGGDLTQPLTVNYAVSGDATSGTDFTGTAANVVFAANSATATVTVDPTADTTVESNETVILTVSPNAAVYNVSATNGSATGTINNDDVVAALPTVSVAVNPSSVAEDGAANLLYTFTRAGGDLTQPLTVSYAVSGDATAGTDFTGTAANVVFAANSATATVTVDPTADTMVESNETVILTVSPNAAVYNVNATNGSATGTINDDDVVAALPTVSVAVNPSSVAEDGAANLVYTFTRTGGDLTQPLTVNYAVSGNATAGTDFTGTAANVVFAANSATATVTVDPTADTTVESNETVILTVSPNAAVYNVSATNGSATGTINNDDSIALNSVSVSTNTQFISEASTSNLVYTFQRTGNLNAPLSVSFTVSGSASLPGDVTSPGLANGVANFAAGVSEVNVVVQLVNDSLVETTETLVVTINPSASYSIVTNEGSVTAQIIDDDGQNSETRIIVPTVVDKPYLIPADGIPTAIIFRATADTTLTVVPVGSVSLTDQVQVLDGDLQSIGTIQNGITTAEISSGSLYSIIFPGQFNERLYSVGSSEPGALQNAQTNLLRSTDVNADGRTTALDALQIVNQLGVRHEGESAPMLQNFPDVNADGRISALDALEVINELYRQRNTSFGTQTLTNSSGRAEGEGITRDESESNVLLNAVEQHDVALVGLSKNVDAVHLVSVDEVIAEAEYSEATELTDSIELLANQAN